From Pseudomonas sp. AN-1:
GTCTCGATCAGGGTGTTCCACGCCCCGCACTCGCCGCACTGCCCGGCCCACTTGGGGAAGGTGGCGCCGCACTCGCTGCAGCCGTACATGCGCTTGGCCTTGGCCATGGCGGTCTCCGTCCGGAAAAGCGCGATAATAGCGCTCCGTCCGCGCCCGAGTCGCCCCGCCATGCAGATCCAGCTCGTCCCCGCCAGCGCCGCGCAACTGCCGCTGATCCGCAACCTCTACCAGTTCTACGCCTACGACTCGTCGGACTGGGAAGGCGAGGACGTCGAGACCGACGGGCGCTTCTACATCCACGAGGAGCACCTGGCGCGCTACTGGCAGGAGCCGGGCTGGAGCGCCCGGCTGATCCTCGCCGACGGCTTCATCGCTGGCTTCCTGCTGATCGAGCGCTGCGAGCTGCCGGGCATCGACGCGGCCGAGTTCGCCGACCTGTTCATCCTGCGCCGCTACCGCCGCCACGGCATCGGCCGCGCCCTGGTCGCCCAGCTGATGGGCGACGGCACGCCCTGGGTGGTGCGCTTCTACCGCCAGGACGCCCAGGCCTGCGCGTTCTGGCAGGCCCTGCTGGCGCAGCTGCCGCTGCGCGCCGTGCCGATCTTCCCGGCCGATGGCGAGGACGAGCTGCTGAGCTACCTGATCAACCCGCCGACCCACTGAGCCGATGCCATGACGCCGGCGGCCGATGAGCTAGGCTCAAGGGACCTCATCCAGCCGGGAGTGATCGTCATGCCCCACGCACGTCATCCACTGCACCGCGAATTCCCCGAGCATCAGGAGCAGTTGCGCGCGCTGCTGGCCAGCGACAGCCATTTCGGCCAGCTGGCCGAACGCTACGAGGCGCTGGACAAGCGCATCTACGCCGTCGAGGACGGCCGCGAGCCGCTCGACGACGTGGCCCTGCAGACCCTGAAGAACCAGCGGGTGACCCTCACCGAGCAGATCGCCGAGCGCCTGCGCCAGGCCACCAGCGGCGGCTGAACCACCCAGCGCAGCGCATGTCCAACCGCCACGCTCGGACTATACTAGCCGCAATCCAAACCTCAGGGAGTGAACCATGAGCCTGCTGCAAGAATTCAAGGCCTTCGCCGTCAAGGGCAACATGATCGACATGGCGGTCGGCATCATCATCGGCGCCGCCTTCGGCAAGATCGTCTCGTCGCTGGTCGGCGACGTGATCATGCCGCCGCTGGGCATGATCATCGGCGGGGTCGACTTCAGCGATCTGGCGATCACCCTCAAGGCCGCCGAGGGCGAGACGCCGGCGGTGCTGCTGGCCTACGGCAAGTTCATCCAGACCATCATCGACTTCACCATCATCGCCTTCGCCATCTTCATCGGCATCAAGGCGATCAACAAGCTCAAGCGCGAGGAGGAGGCCGCCCCCGCCGCGCCGCCGGCACCGACCAAGGACCAGGAGCTGCTCTGCGAGATCCGCGACCTGCTCAAGGCGCAGCAGAACAAATAGCCCTTCCGCACAACGCACAACGGCGCCCGATGGGCGCCGTTGTCGTTTCTGGCCTTGTTGAGCCATACCCCCAGATGGTGTGAAAGCGTCGCGAGCGCAGGTCAGGCAAGGCGAAATCGGCTGAGGAAGCGGAGTTTGCTGGTTGCAAATGAGCATGACTCGCTGCGCTCGCCCCTTCGGGGCCGCCCTTGCGGGCGTTCAGTGGCAAGCCACTGTCCGAAGCCGATTTCAACGCAGCATGAGCAAGCGCAGCAGCTTTCACGCCATCTGGGCCGGCGGCTTGAGCAGCAGGCGACTGACCCTTCGCTCCCGCACCTCGATCACCCGCAGCTGCCAGCCGGCGAACTCCAGCGCGTCGCCGATCGCCGGCAGGCGGTCGAGCAGGCTCAGCGCCAGGCCGGCGAGGGTCTGGTAGTCCTCGGTCGGCCGCGCCTGGAAGCCCAGGCGCTCGCGCAGCAGGCTGAGGTTGATGGCGCCGCTGACCCGGTAGCCCTCGGCGCACGGCTCGATGTCCGGGCCCGCCACCTCGCTGGCATCCGGCAGCTCGCCGGCGATCGCCTCGAGGATGTCGGTGAGAGTCAACAGGCCCTGGAACTCGCCGAACTCGTTGACCACGAAGGCCACGTGGGCCTGGGCCTCGCGCATCTGCTCCAGCGCGCCGAGCACCGTGCAGCTGTCCGGCAGGTTGAGCGGCGCGCGCAGCAGGCCTTCGATGTCCGGCTGCGCACCGCGCAGCAGCTCCCTGAGCAGTTCCTTCTTGTGCACGTAGCCGAGCGGCTCGTCCACCGCACCACCACGCAGCACCAGCAGGCGCGAGTGCGGCGATTCGAGCAGGGCCTGCTGGATCTGCGCCGCGCCGGCTTCCAGGTCGATGTGGTCGACCGCGTGGCGCTCGGTCATCGCCGTGCGGATCGAACGCTCGGCCAGGTGCAGCACGCCGCTGATCATCACCCGCTCGCGGCGGTCGAACGGCTCGGCCGCGCCGGCATCGCTGCCCTCCAGCAGGTCGGCGATCTCCTCGCCGACCTCGTCGGCGGCCACCGGCTTGCCGCCGAGCAGGCGCAGCACGGCATGGGCGGTGCGCTCGCGGTGGCTGCGCGCGCCCTCCTGCAGGCTGCGCTTGCGGCGGTGGCGGGCCAGCTGGTTGAACACCTCGATGAGGATCGAGAAGCCGATCGCCGCGTACAGGTAGCCCTTGGGAATGTGGAAACCGAAGCCCTCGGCGGTCAGGCTGAAGCCGATCATCATCAAGAAGCCCAGGCACAGCATGATCACCGTCGGGCGAGCGTTGACGAAGGCGGTCAGCGGCTTGCTGGCCACCATCATCAGGCCGATGGAGATGATCACCGCGACCATCATCACCGACAGCTGCTCGACCATGCCCACCGCGGTGATCACCGCATCCAGGGAGAACACCGCATCGAGCACCACGATCTGCGCGACGATCGGCCAGAACTGCGCATAGGTCCGACTGCCGGTGCTGTGCTGGGCATGCCCCTCGAGACGCTCGTGCAGCTCCATGGTGGCCTTGAACAGCAGGAACACGCCGCCGAACAGCATGATCAGGTCGCGCCCGGAGAAGCTCTGGCCCAGCACCTCGAACAGCGGCGCGGTGAGGGTGACCAGCCAGGCCATGCTGGCCAGCAGGCCCAGGCGCATCAGCAGCGCCAGCGACAGGCCGATCAGCCGCGCCCGGTCGCGCTGCTGCGGCGGCAGCTTGTCGGCGAGGATGGCGATGAACACCAGGTTGTCGATGCCCAGCACGATTTCCAGGACGATCAGGGTCAGCAGGCCCATCCAGGCCGTCGGATCGGCGATCCATTCCATAGCGGTCAGACTCTCTCGGCAGAACGAAGGCAGCCCGCGCTACCGGGGGCAGGCGGGCATACGCAATACGGGATGACGGCGATGCAGGAAGCACGCCAGGAGACGGGGTAGAGCGGAGGGAAGGCCACCCGCGGTGCGGATGCCACGGGCGGCCTGCAACTACTGTCGCTGTCCATCGGAACCATTCGGTCGGAAACAAGGCCGCCATCATAAGGCCAGCGTGTGACAGTCCGGCGAGAAAAACGTAACCAGCCTTTTACCAGTAGTTCTTTACCAATAGTTCTCCAGCGCCAGCTGCCCCGGCCGCCGGCTGAGGCTGAGCTGCAGGCCGCGCGCCTTGAGCCGCGCATGCAGCTCCTCGACCATCGCCGGGTTGCCGCACAGCATCAGCCGCGAATCCCCGGGGGTGATGGGCAGCCCCGCGGCACGCTCCAGCTCGCCGCTGTCGAGCAGTGCGGTGAGGCGGGCCTGCAGGCAGCCGGGCACGGCTTCGCGGGTCACCACCGGCAGGAAGACCAGCTTGTGCGCCACGCCCTCCAGCCACTCGCGGCGTGCCAGGTCGGCGATCAGCGCCTGGTAGGCCAGCTCGGCGGCGCTGCGCACGCTGTAGGCCAGCACGATGCGCTCGAAGCGCTGCCATACCTCGGGGTCCTGGAGGATCGACAGGAAGGGCGCCACGCCGGTGCCGCTGGCCAGCAGCCAGAGGTCGCGACCGTCGACGAAGCGGTCGAGGGTGAGATAGCCGTAGGCCTGGCGCTCGATGAGCAGCTCGGCGCCGACCGCCAGCTGCTTCAGCTCGCCGGTGAACTCGCCGTCCGGCACCTCGATGGAGAAGAACTCGAGGAACTCGTCGTGCGGCGCCGAGACCATCGAGTAGGCACGCCAGACGATGCCGCCGTCGGCCTTGCGCACGCCGAGGCGGGCGAACTGGCCGGCGCGGAAGCGGAAGCCCGGATCGCGCGTGCAGCGCAGGCTGAACAGGCTCGGCGACCAGCGCCACACCTCGAGCAGGTGCTGGCGGGTGAACTTCTCTGCGCTGGCCGTCATACTTGCCTCCCTCCGCTGCCGCCGGCGCGGCGGCTTCCTTCATATAGCGCAAATCCCCCGCCCATGCCCCTGTTCGTCTCCCCCTTCGCCCAACTCGACCTGCTGCGCCAGCCCGAGCAGCGCCACGACCCGCTGCAGGCCTTCGACGCCGCCGACGAGTACCTGCTGGCGCACCTGCACGCGCAGGGCCTGGCCCAAGGCAGCCGCGTGCTGCTGCTCAACGACGGCTTCGGCGCGCTGGCCTGCGCCCTGGCGCCGCACGCCCGGGTGGTCAGCAGCGGCGACTCCTTCCTCGGCGCCCTGGCGCTGCAGAAGAACCTGGCGCGCAACGGCCTGGCGGCGGAGGCGGTGCAGTTCGTGCCGGCCAGCCAGACACCGCAGGGTCCGTTCGACTGGGTACTGCTGCGCGTGCCGAAGACCCTGGCGCTGCTCGAGGAGCAGCTGATCCGCCTGCACGGCCAGCTCGCCGCGGGCGCGCGGGTGGTGGCCGCCGGCATGCTCAAGCACCTGCCGCGCGCCGCCGGCGACCTGCTGGAGCAGTACCTCGGCCCGGTGCAGGCCTCGCTGGCGGTGAAGAAGGCGCGCCTGCTGCTGTGCACGCCCGAAGCCCGGCCGGCGCCGCTGTCGCCCTACCCGACCCGCTACCGCCTGGACGAGCCGCGGCTGGAGCTGGTCAACCACGCCAACGTGTTCTGCCGCGAGGGCCTGGACATCGGCACCCGCGCCTTCCTGCCCTTGCTGCCCAGCGGCCTCGGCCGCGCGCGGGTCGCCGATCTCGGCTGCGGCAACGGCGTGCTGGCCATCGCCAGCGCGCTGGCCAACCCCGAGGCCGAGTACACCCTGGTCGACGAGTCGTTCATGGCCATCCAATCCGCAGAAGAGAACTGGCGCGCCGCGCTGGGCGGGCGCCCCGTCACCATCCGCGCCGCCGACGGCCTGGCCGGCCAGCCGCCGGCGTCGCTGGACCTGGTGCTGTGCAACCCGCCGTTCCACCAGCAGCAGGTGGTCGGCGACTTCCTCGCCTGGCGCATGTTCCAGCAGGCCCACGCCGCGCTGGGGCGCGGCGGCGAGCTGTGGATCGTCGGCAACCGCCACCTCGGCTACCACGCCAAGCTCAAGCGCCTGTTCCGCGAGGTCAGCCAGGTCGGCGCCACGCCCAAGTTCGTCATCCTGCGCGCGCGCAAGGGCTGAGCTGGGCAGAATTTCACCAGGCGCCGCGGCGCTGGTATGATGCGCGCCTTTTTTCCCGCCCCTGCCGCCCACAAGGCAGCGGGGGCGCCGTTGGCGCCGACCCCGGCGTTCCGCTCGCGCAGGCCGAGCACCGGAGAACCCCATGCTGGAAAGACTGTTCCACCTCAAGGCCCACCAGACCACGGTGCGCACCGAGATCCTCGCCGGGATCACCACCTTCCTGACCATGGCCTACGTGCTGTTCGTCAACCCGAGCATCCTCGCCAAGACCGGCATGGACCAGGGCGCGGTGTTCGTCGCCACCTGCCTGGCCGCCGCGATCGGCTCGCTGGTCATGGGCCTCTTGGCCAACTACCCGATCGCCCTCGCCCCCGGCATGGGCCTCAACGCCTTCTTCACCTACACCGTGGTGCTGACCATGGGCTACACGTGGCAGGTGGCGCTCGGCGCGGTGTTCCTCTCCGGCGTGCTGTTCTTCGCCCTGTCGATCTTCCGCATCCGCGAGTGGATCATCCACAGCATCCCGCTGCCGCTGCGCACGGCGATCAGCGCCGGCATCGGCCTGTTCCTCGCGCTGATCGCCCTGAAGAACACCGGCATCGTCGTCGACCACCCGGCCACCCTGGTCGCCCTCGGCGACCTCGGCCAGCCCGGCCCGCTGCTCGCCGGCCTCGGCTTCCTGCTCACCGTCGCGCTGGTCCACCACCGCGTCACCGGGGCGGTGATGATCGGCATCCTCGCCGTCACCGCCGCGGCGCTGGCCCTCGGCCTGACCGAGCTGGACCGCGTGGTGGCGCCGCCGCCGAGCCTGATGCCGACCCTGCTGCAACTGGACATCGCCGGCGCGCTGGACGTCGGCCTGGTCAGCGTGATCTTCGCCTTCCTGTTCGTCGACCTGTTCGACACCTCCGGCACCCTGATCGGCGTGGCGCAGAAGGCCGGCCTGGTCGGCCCGGACGGCAGGCTGCCGCGCCTGGGCCGCGCCCTGCTGGCCGACAGCACGGCGACCATGGCCGGCGCCGCGCTGGGCACCTCGACCACCACCAGCTTCATCGAGTCGGCCGCCGGCATCAGCGCCGGCGGGCGCACCGGGCTGACCGCCTGCGTGGTCGCCGCGCTGTTCCTGCTCAGCCTGTTCTTCTCGCCGCTGGCCGCCGCGGTGCCCGACTACGCCACCGCCCCGGCGCTGTTCTTCGTCGCCGTGCTGATGGCCGGCGGCCTGGCCGACATCGCCTGGGACGACCTCAGCGAGGCCGCGCCGGTGCTGATCGCCGCGCTGGCCATGCCGCTGACCTTCTCCATCGCCAACGGCATCGCCCTCGGCTTCATCAGCTGGACGGCGATCAAGCTGTGCTGCGGGCGCGCCCGCGAGCTGAACAGCGCCATGTGGGTGCTGTCGATCCTGTTCGTGGTCAAGCTGGGCTTCTTCGCCTGACCGGTTTCCCCTTTCGCACACGAGTCCGCCATGCACAGTCCCTCCCTCGACCCGACCCAGTACGCCGCCCAGCTCGCCGCGAAGAAGGCCCGCCTGCAGGAGCTGCTGGCGCCGTTCGATGCCCCCGAGCCCGAGGTGTTCGACTCGCCGGCCGAGCACTACCGCCTGCGCGCCGAGTTCCGCCTGTGGCGCGAGGCCGACGGCCGCCACTACGCGATGTTCGAGGGCGACAAGCACACCCCGGTGCTGATCGAGCAGTTCCCGGTGGCCAGCCAGCGGATCAACCAGCTGATGCCGCAGCTGAAGGCCGCCTGGCAGGCCAGCGAGGTGCTGTCGCACAAGCTGTTCCAGGTCGAGTTCCTCACCACCCTGGCCGGCGACGCGCTGATCACCCTGTGCTACCACCGCCCGCTGGACGCGGCCTGGCAGGCCGAGGCCGAACAGGTCGCCGCGCAGCTCGGCGTCAGCCTGATCGGCCGCTCGCGCGGCAAGCGCATCGTCATCGGCAAGGACTACGTGGAAGAGGAGCTGAGCGTGGCCGGGCGGAGTTTCCGCTATCGCCAGCCGGAAGGCGCCTTCACCCAGCCCAACGGCGTGGTCTGCCAGAAGATGCTCAACTGGGCCTACGACGCCCTCGGCGAGCGCAGCGACGATCTGCTGGAGCTGTACTGCGGCAACGGCAACTTCACCCTGCCGCTGGCCACCCGCGTGCGCCGCGTGCTGGCCACCGAGATCAGCAAGACCTCGGTCAACGCCGCGCTGGCCAACATCGAAGGCAACGGCATCGGCAACATCGAGCTGGTGCGCCTGTCCGCCGAGGAGCTGACCCAGGCGCTCAACGAGGTGCGCCCGTTCCGCCGCCTGGCCGGCATCGACCTCAAGAGCTACCAGTTCGGCAGCGTGTTCGTCGATCCGCCGCGCGCCGGCATGGACCCGGACACCTGCGAGCTGACCCGGCGCTTCGACAGCATCCTGTACATCTCCTGCAACCCCGAGACCCTGGCCGCCAACCTCGCCCAGCTGCACGACACCCACCGCATCGTGCGCTGCGCGCTGTTCGACCAGTTCCCCTGGACCCACCACATGGAGAGCGGCGTGCTGCTGCAGCGGCGCTGAGGCGCCCCGGCAACGCGCGCAGAAAACCGCAGCAGGCCGCCCGGGCGCCCATGGCGACGGCGCCGGCCGCTGTGCTAGCTTGATCCGCACAACGACATCAGGAATCCCCCCCATGGCCGCAGCCACTCCGGCACTGGAAATCCGCAACCTGCACAAACGCTACGGCGACCTCGAGGTGCTCAAGGGCATCTCGCTGACCGCGCGCGACGGCGACGTCATTTCCATCCTCGGCTCCTCCGGTTCCGGCAAGTCCACCTTCCTGCGCTGCATCAACCTGCTGGAAAGCCCGCACGCGGGGCAGATCTTCGTCGCCGGCGAGGAGCTCAGGCTCAAGCCGGGCAAGGACGGCGCGCTGGTCGCCGCCGACAGCCGGCAGATCAACCGTCTGCGCAGCCAGCTCGGCTTCGTGTTCCAGAACTTCAACCTGTGGCCGCACATGACCATCCTCGACAACGTGATCGAGGCGCCGCGCCGCGTGCTCGGCCTGTCCAGGGCCGAGGCCACCGAGCGCGCCGAGGCGCTGCTGGCCAAGGTCGGCATCGCCGCCAAGCGCGACAGCTACCCGACCCAACTGTCCGGCGGCCAGCAGCAGCGCGCGGCCATCGCCCGCACCCTGTGCATGGAGCCCAAGGTGATCCTGTTCGACGAGCCGACCTCGGCGCTCGATCCGGAGATGGTCCAGGAAGTGCTCAACGTGATCCGTGCGCTGGCCGAGGAAGGCCGCACCATGCTGCTGGTCACCCACGAGATGAACTTCGCCCGCCAGGTGTCCAGCGAGGTGGTGTTCCTCCACCAGGGCCTGGTCGAGGAGCAGGGGCCGCCGGACCGGGTGTTCGGCAACCCGAGCTCGGAGCGCTGCCGCCAGTTCATGTCTAGCCTCAAATAACAACTCGGCCGACGCGCCCGCGCCGCGGCCGGGCGACGGACAGCCAAACAAGGAGCCCTACCCATGAAAATCCGCAACTCGCTGCTGGCCATGGCCGCAGCCCTGGTCCTCGCCACCCCGGCGCTGGCCGCCGACAAGCTGCGCATCGGCACCGAAGGCGCCTACCCGCCCTTCAACCAGATCGACGCCAGCGGCAACGTGGTCGGCTTCGACGTGGAGATCGCCAAGGCGCTGTGCGTGAAGATGCAGGCCGAGTGCGAGATCGTCACCTCCGACTGGGACGGCATCATCCCGGCGCTCAACGCCAGGAAGTTCGACTTCATCGCCGCTTCCATGTCGATCACCGACGAGCGCAAGCAGGCGGTCGACTTCAGCGACCCGTACTACACCAACAAGCTGCAGTTCATCGCGCCCAAGTCGGTCGACTTCAAGACCGACGAGGCCAGCCTCGACGGCAAGGTGATCGGCGCACAGCGCGCCACCATCGCCGGCACCTGGCTGGAGGACAACCTCGGCGACGTGGTCGAGGTGAAGCTCTACGACACCCAGGAAAACGCCTACCTCGACCTGGCCGCCGGCCGCGTCGACGGCGTGCTGGCCGACAAGCTGGTCAACTGGGAATGGCTGAAGAGCGACGCCGGCAAGGACTTCGAGTTCAAGGGCGAGCCGGTGTACGACGACGACAAGATCGGCCTCGCCGTGCGCAAGGGCGACGACGCCCTGCGCGACAAGCTCAACGCCGCCCTCAAGGCGATCGTCGAGGACGGCACCTACAAGCAGATCAACGACAAGTACTTCCCCTTCAGCATCTACTGAGCCGCTAGCGGCGCGCCATCCTCACGCTGGCGCGCCGCCGACAAACCATGATTCCTGACCTTCAAGGCTTCGGGCCGGCGCTGGCCGCCGGCACCTGGATGACCATCAAGCTGTCCGTCGCCGCCGTCGGCGTCGGGCTGCTCCTCGGCCTGCTCGGCGCCCTCGCCAAGACCTCGGCCAGCCTGCCCCTGCGCCTGCTCGGCGGCGGCTACACCACGCTGGTGCGCGGCGTGCCGGAAACCCTGTGGGTGCTGATGATCTACTACGGCACGGTGAGCGGCCTGAATGCCGTCGGCGCGGCGTTCGGCTACCCCGAGCTGGCGCTGAACCCGTTCGCCGCCGGCACCCTGGCGCTGGGCCTGTGCTTCGGCGCCTACGCCACCGAGGTGTTCCGCGGCGCGCTGCTGGCCATTCCCAAGGGCCAGCGCGAGGCAGGCCAGGCGCTCGGCCTGTCCGGCCTGCGGATCTTCTGGCGCATCATCCTGCCGCAGCTGTGGCGCACCGCGCTGCCCGGCCTCGGCAACCTGTACATGATCCTGCTCAAGGACACCGCGCTGGTGTCGCTGATCTCGCTGGAGGAGATCATGCGCAAGGCGAGCGTCGCCTCCAACGCCACCAAGGCCCCCTTCACCTTCTACATGAGCGCCGCGGCCATCTACCTCGGCCTCACCGTGATCGTCATGCTGGTCCTGCACCAGCTGGAAAAACGCGCCGGCCGCGGCATCGCGAGGAACGAGCTATGAGCGGCTGGGAACTGCTGGTCAAATGGACCCCGAAGATGCTCGACGGCGTCGCCCTGACCCTCGAGCTGGTGGCGATCGCCGTGGTCGCCGGGCTGATCGTCGCCCTGCCGCTGGGCATCGCCCGCGCCTCGCGCCACTGGCATGTGCGCGCGCTGCCCTCGGCGTACATCTTCTTCTTCCGCGGCACCCCGCTGCTGCTGCAGCTGTTCATCGTCTACTACGGCCTGGCGCAGTTCCCGGAGGTGCGCAAGAGCGCGCTGTGGCCGTTCCTGCGCGACCCGTACTGGTGCGCGCTGGCGACCATGACCCTGCACACCGCGGCCTACATCGCCGAGATCATGCGCGGCGCGATCCACGCCGTGCCGGTCGGCGAGGTGGAGGCGGCGCGCGCGCTGGGCATGTCGCAGCGCCAGGCGCTGTGGCACATCATCCTGCCGCGCGCCGCACGCATCGGCCTGCCGGCCTACACCAACGAAGTGATCCTGATGCTCAAGGCCAGCGCGGTGGTCTACACCGTGACCCTCTACGACATCATGGGCATGGCGCGCACCATCAGCTCGCGCACCTACGAGCAGATGTTCTTCTTCGTCTACGCCGGGGCGCTGTACCTGGTCATCACCATCGGCCTGACCTGGATCTTCCGCGGCATCGAGCGCTGGCTGCGCATCGACGCGGCGCGCGCCCGCTGAGAAGCGGTGCCCTGGTGCGCGCGGCGCACCCTACCGGCGACCACCGCCGAACCGTAGGGTGCGCCATGCGCACCACGTCGCCGCTATAATCGCCGCCCGCCCACTGCCCGCCGCCGCCCGCCGTGTCCGACATCCTCCAAGGCCCCCTGCTGCGCCAGCGCTTCGCCGCGCTGGACGCCTTCCTGCGCGAACACCAGATGCTGTGGCGCGACAAGCCGTTCACCGCCCTGACCCTCGGCTGGGAGCGCGACTACCCCGCGCTGGCCGCCTGGCTGCGCGGACGCACGCTGGAGCAGGCCGACGCGGTGCACAACCACCCCGAGCAACTGGACGCCCCGGCGCCCTTCCCGCAGCTGGCCGCGCACGCCGCGCAGCTGGCCGCGGTCGGCGACCTGCCGGCTGGCGCCGTGGCGCCGTTGCCGGCGCAGTTCAGCGTCGACGTGCCGGGACGCAAGTGGCAGCAGATCGACGCCTTCGCCAGCCGCCTGCAGTTCCGCGAGCCGCCGCGCCACTGGCTGGACTGGTGCTCCGGCAAGGGCCACCTGGGCCGCCGCCTGGCCCACGCCGGCACGCCGCTGACCTGCCTGGAATACGACGCCGCGCTGGTCGCGGACGGCCAGCGCCTCAGCGATCGCCTCGCCCTGCCGGCGCGGCACCTCGAACAGGACGTGCTGGCTGCCGGCGCCAGCGAACGCCTGCAGGCCGGGCACACCCCGGTGGCCCTGCACGCCTGCGGCGAGCTGCACGTGCGCCTGCTGGAGCTGGCCAGCGCCAAGGGCTGCCGCCAGCTGGCGGTGGCGCCCTGCTGCTACAACCGTATCGCCACCGACGCCTACCGGCCGCTGTCGCAGCCGGCGCAGGCCTCGGCGCTGCACCTGAGCCGCGACGACCTGCGCCTGCCGCTGGCCGAGACGGTCACCGCCGGGGCGCGGGTGCGCCGCCAGCGCGACCAGTCGATGGCCCGCCGGCTGGCCTTCGACCTGCTGCAGCGCGAGCTGCGCGGGGTGGACGACTACCTGCCGGTGCCCTCGCTGGCGCCGGCCTGGCTGGACAAGCCGTTCGCCGAATACTGCCGCGAGCTGGCCGAACTGAAGGAGCTGCAGGCACCCGGCGAGCGCGACTGGGCGGCGCTGGAGGCCGCCGGCTGGCAGCGCCTGGCCGCGGTGCGCAACCTCGAGCTGGTGCGCGGCCTGTTCCGCCGGCCGCTGGAGCTGTGGCTGCTGCTGGACCGGGCGCTGTACCTGGAGGAGCAGGGCTATCGGGTGCGCCTCGGCGCCTTCTGCGACTACCGCCTGACCCCGCGCAACATCCTGCTGCTGGCCGAGCGCGTCTGAAGCGGATGCCGGGGAGGTAACTCGCGCAGCGATTATCTACCACCTGCCGGGAAGATCGCTGCGCGAGGCTTCCCTGCGCCTGGCTGGACTGCTGGTGCGCATGGCGCACCCTACGAACCAGCCTGAGC
This genomic window contains:
- a CDS encoding GNAT family N-acetyltransferase; translated protein: MQIQLVPASAAQLPLIRNLYQFYAYDSSDWEGEDVETDGRFYIHEEHLARYWQEPGWSARLILADGFIAGFLLIERCELPGIDAAEFADLFILRRYRRHGIGRALVAQLMGDGTPWVVRFYRQDAQACAFWQALLAQLPLRAVPIFPADGEDELLSYLINPPTH
- a CDS encoding YdcH family protein; protein product: MPHARHPLHREFPEHQEQLRALLASDSHFGQLAERYEALDKRIYAVEDGREPLDDVALQTLKNQRVTLTEQIAERLRQATSGG
- the mscL gene encoding large-conductance mechanosensitive channel protein MscL; this encodes MSLLQEFKAFAVKGNMIDMAVGIIIGAAFGKIVSSLVGDVIMPPLGMIIGGVDFSDLAITLKAAEGETPAVLLAYGKFIQTIIDFTIIAFAIFIGIKAINKLKREEEAAPAAPPAPTKDQELLCEIRDLLKAQQNK
- a CDS encoding TerC family protein — its product is MEWIADPTAWMGLLTLIVLEIVLGIDNLVFIAILADKLPPQQRDRARLIGLSLALLMRLGLLASMAWLVTLTAPLFEVLGQSFSGRDLIMLFGGVFLLFKATMELHERLEGHAQHSTGSRTYAQFWPIVAQIVVLDAVFSLDAVITAVGMVEQLSVMMVAVIISIGLMMVASKPLTAFVNARPTVIMLCLGFLMMIGFSLTAEGFGFHIPKGYLYAAIGFSILIEVFNQLARHRRKRSLQEGARSHRERTAHAVLRLLGGKPVAADEVGEEIADLLEGSDAGAAEPFDRRERVMISGVLHLAERSIRTAMTERHAVDHIDLEAGAAQIQQALLESPHSRLLVLRGGAVDEPLGYVHKKELLRELLRGAQPDIEGLLRAPLNLPDSCTVLGALEQMREAQAHVAFVVNEFGEFQGLLTLTDILEAIAGELPDASEVAGPDIEPCAEGYRVSGAINLSLLRERLGFQARPTEDYQTLAGLALSLLDRLPAIGDALEFAGWQLRVIEVRERRVSRLLLKPPAQMA
- a CDS encoding ferredoxin--NADP reductase codes for the protein MTASAEKFTRQHLLEVWRWSPSLFSLRCTRDPGFRFRAGQFARLGVRKADGGIVWRAYSMVSAPHDEFLEFFSIEVPDGEFTGELKQLAVGAELLIERQAYGYLTLDRFVDGRDLWLLASGTGVAPFLSILQDPEVWQRFERIVLAYSVRSAAELAYQALIADLARREWLEGVAHKLVFLPVVTREAVPGCLQARLTALLDSGELERAAGLPITPGDSRLMLCGNPAMVEELHARLKARGLQLSLSRRPGQLALENYW
- a CDS encoding methyltransferase; translation: MPLFVSPFAQLDLLRQPEQRHDPLQAFDAADEYLLAHLHAQGLAQGSRVLLLNDGFGALACALAPHARVVSSGDSFLGALALQKNLARNGLAAEAVQFVPASQTPQGPFDWVLLRVPKTLALLEEQLIRLHGQLAAGARVVAAGMLKHLPRAAGDLLEQYLGPVQASLAVKKARLLLCTPEARPAPLSPYPTRYRLDEPRLELVNHANVFCREGLDIGTRAFLPLLPSGLGRARVADLGCGNGVLAIASALANPEAEYTLVDESFMAIQSAEENWRAALGGRPVTIRAADGLAGQPPASLDLVLCNPPFHQQQVVGDFLAWRMFQQAHAALGRGGELWIVGNRHLGYHAKLKRLFREVSQVGATPKFVILRARKG
- a CDS encoding NCS2 family permease, which encodes MLERLFHLKAHQTTVRTEILAGITTFLTMAYVLFVNPSILAKTGMDQGAVFVATCLAAAIGSLVMGLLANYPIALAPGMGLNAFFTYTVVLTMGYTWQVALGAVFLSGVLFFALSIFRIREWIIHSIPLPLRTAISAGIGLFLALIALKNTGIVVDHPATLVALGDLGQPGPLLAGLGFLLTVALVHHRVTGAVMIGILAVTAAALALGLTELDRVVAPPPSLMPTLLQLDIAGALDVGLVSVIFAFLFVDLFDTSGTLIGVAQKAGLVGPDGRLPRLGRALLADSTATMAGAALGTSTTTSFIESAAGISAGGRTGLTACVVAALFLLSLFFSPLAAAVPDYATAPALFFVAVLMAGGLADIAWDDLSEAAPVLIAALAMPLTFSIANGIALGFISWTAIKLCCGRARELNSAMWVLSILFVVKLGFFA
- the trmA gene encoding tRNA (uridine(54)-C5)-methyltransferase TrmA: MHSPSLDPTQYAAQLAAKKARLQELLAPFDAPEPEVFDSPAEHYRLRAEFRLWREADGRHYAMFEGDKHTPVLIEQFPVASQRINQLMPQLKAAWQASEVLSHKLFQVEFLTTLAGDALITLCYHRPLDAAWQAEAEQVAAQLGVSLIGRSRGKRIVIGKDYVEEELSVAGRSFRYRQPEGAFTQPNGVVCQKMLNWAYDALGERSDDLLELYCGNGNFTLPLATRVRRVLATEISKTSVNAALANIEGNGIGNIELVRLSAEELTQALNEVRPFRRLAGIDLKSYQFGSVFVDPPRAGMDPDTCELTRRFDSILYISCNPETLAANLAQLHDTHRIVRCALFDQFPWTHHMESGVLLQRR
- a CDS encoding ABC transporter ATP-binding protein, yielding MAAATPALEIRNLHKRYGDLEVLKGISLTARDGDVISILGSSGSGKSTFLRCINLLESPHAGQIFVAGEELRLKPGKDGALVAADSRQINRLRSQLGFVFQNFNLWPHMTILDNVIEAPRRVLGLSRAEATERAEALLAKVGIAAKRDSYPTQLSGGQQQRAAIARTLCMEPKVILFDEPTSALDPEMVQEVLNVIRALAEEGRTMLLVTHEMNFARQVSSEVVFLHQGLVEEQGPPDRVFGNPSSERCRQFMSSLK
- a CDS encoding ABC transporter substrate-binding protein: MKIRNSLLAMAAALVLATPALAADKLRIGTEGAYPPFNQIDASGNVVGFDVEIAKALCVKMQAECEIVTSDWDGIIPALNARKFDFIAASMSITDERKQAVDFSDPYYTNKLQFIAPKSVDFKTDEASLDGKVIGAQRATIAGTWLEDNLGDVVEVKLYDTQENAYLDLAAGRVDGVLADKLVNWEWLKSDAGKDFEFKGEPVYDDDKIGLAVRKGDDALRDKLNAALKAIVEDGTYKQINDKYFPFSIY